Proteins encoded within one genomic window of Pseudorasbora parva isolate DD20220531a chromosome 3, ASM2467924v1, whole genome shotgun sequence:
- the cabp7b gene encoding calcium-binding protein 7 → MPVRAVTSRFMYRGLCSIPDILSYKAPVSLPEDEVEEIREAFKVFDRDGNGFISKQELGVAMRSLGYMPNEVELEVIIQRLDMDGDGQVDFEEFVALLGPKLSSAGMPDRFHGAEFDSIFWKCDMQKLTVDELKRLLYDTFCDHLTMKDIENIIMTEESHLNSPECQVDIDTSPMQQVKHTCVRKSLICAFAIAFIISVMLIAANQMLRRGMK, encoded by the exons ATGCCAGTGCGTGCTGTGACTTCCAGGTTCATGTACAGGGGACTTTGCTCAATTCCAGATATCCTCTCCTACAAGGCTCCCGTCAGCCTCCCCGAGGATGAAGTGGAGG AGATCCGTGAAGCCTTTAAGGTGTTTGACCGTGATGGGAATGGATTCATCTCAAAACAGGAGCTGGGAGTGGCCATGCGGTCTCTTGGTTACATGCCAAACGAAGTGGAGCTGGAGGTGATCATTCAGAGACTGGACATGGATG GTGACGGTCAGGTTGACTTTGAAGAGTTTGTAGCACTCCTCGGACCAAAACTGTCTTCAGCTGGCATGCCTGACAGGTTCCACGGAGCCGAGTTTGACTCCATATTCTGGAAG TGTGACATGCAAAAGCTGACTGTGGATGAGCTGAAGAGACTCCTGTATGACACCTTCTGTGACCATTTGACAATGAAAGACATTGAGAACATTATAATGACAGAGGAGAGTCACTTAAACAGCCCCGAGTGCCAAGTAGATATTGACA CCAGTCCCATGCAACAAGTCAAGCACACCTGTGTGCGCAAGAGCTTGATTTGTGCCTTCGCCATTGCATTTATCATCAGCGTCATGCTCATCGCAGCCAATCAGATGCTTCGAAGAGGAATGAAATGA